Sequence from the Paenibacillus riograndensis SBR5 genome:
CGCTCTATATGACCAGTGACCTGCTGAATGAGAAATACGGGCGTGCCGAGGCGCGGCATGCGGTATGGTTTGGCTTTTTCACACTGCTGATGACCACCGCGATTATGCAGATGGTACTTCTGTTCGAGCCGCAGGAAACGGATATCGCCCAGTCTTCGCTGGAGACCATTTTTGGTCTGATGCCGCGGCTGGCGCTGGGCAGCCTTACCGCCTATTTTATCAGCCAGTTCCTTGATGTCCGGCTTTATGCCTGGATTCGCAAATATTACAGCAGCTCGCGCCAGCTCTGGGTCCGCTCTAACGGCAGCACGATGGTCAGTTCTTTTGTCGATACGCTGGTCTTCTGCACGATTGCCTTCGCCGGAACCTATGACCTCAGGGTGTGGACTGAGATTTTGCTGACTACTTATGTTGTAAAGTTTCTGCTCACCGGGGCCGGAACGCCGATTTTGTACATTGCCCGTTCCTTCAAGTTTGCGGAGGATGAACAGCCTGTTCATACCTCTCCTGATACACGCAGCGTTTCCTGAGGTCTTGCTCAAGAAGCACCGGTTTAATTAGTCAAAATAAAAAGCAGCAGCCAGTTCTTTACGGAGCCGGTCTGCTGCTTTTTTGATTAAAAGCCGGCGAATCAGCCGGTCCAGATACCCTTATTCCTACTAGTGCTTTCTCATCAGCTTTTTTTGCAAATGCTAGTTGGAAAAAGGGAACTTATTTCTCCCTGAAAATCAACTATTATGAGATTTAAGTGGAAAAAGGAAACTTAATTGGGCAGTATTACGCTGTTAGAGGCGGAATGAGCTATATTAGTTGGCCTTTTTCCACTTCCCCCTGCTGAAAATAGGTTACACAAGCAAATTAGTGCCCCTATTTCCACTTGGTATTGCCGAAGGATTCGTATAAGGTTCTACGCCTGTCCGTAGGCAGCACACACGGGAAATACGCACAGTCTGCGGGAAAATGCTGGTACTGGAAGCCGCTAACTATAAATGCAGCACCGTCAGCGCTTTGGACATGGTTGTCAGCGTCTGCGGGCCTTCCGGCGTAATCCAGACATCGTCTTCGATCCGCACACCGCCCAGACCGGCCACATAAATGCCCGGCTCCACGGTGAATACGTTGCCGGTTTCAATGAAATCCCCGTTCATGCCATGCAGCGAGGGATACTCATGCGTGTCCATGCCGAGGCCGTGACCGACCCGGTGTATAAAATACTCGCCGTAACCGGACGCTTCAATCACCTCACGTGCTGCACGGTCCACCGAGCCGAAGGTCGCGCCGGCGCGGGAAGCGGCGATGCCCGCTTCATTGGCTGCGAGCACTGTGTTGTAGATTTCAACCAGCTTGGGATGCGCTTCTTCCACAGCGAAGGTGCGGGTGATGTCCGAAGCGTAGCCTGCGGCGTATACACCCAGGTCGAACATCAGAAAGTCTCCCGGCTGAATAATACGGCTGCCCGGCACACCGTGCGGCAAGGCGGTATTCGGGCCGGAGAGAACCATGGTGTCGAAGGAGGGGCCGGATGCGCCCACCTTTTTCATCAGATACTCCAGCTCGGCAACCAGCTCGATTTCACTAACCCCCGCTTTGACATGGGTGAGGCCTTGGCGGAGCACCTCCTCCACCAGCTCGGCGGCATGCTTCATCCGGCTGACCTCATCCGGCGTTTTTTTCGCGCGCATGGACCGCAGCAGATGGCCGATATCGCGGAAGGCATCCGCAGGAACCGCTTCGGCCAGCTGCTCATAACGGTTAACGGTGAAGTGCTCCTTCTCAATGCCCACAGTTCCCGGCTTAGAGCCTGCAAAACATGACTTCAACAGCTCATACGGATTGTCCGTATCGCTGTGCGTCAGAATCTTAGTCACCGAGGAGGCGGCATGGGCCGCTTCGGCATCAAGCGCGGGAACGATCAGCACCGGCTCCCCGCCGCGGATCAGCAGCAGTCCCAGAAAACGCTCATGCGGATTGCTGGCAAATCCGGTCAAATAATAGACATGCTTCGGATCGGTAACGAGCAGCGCGTCCAGGCCCCCGCCGGCCATTCCCTGCTCCAATGTGGATAGAGCCTCATTCATTTCAGTTGTTCCCCTTTCGGATTCACGTTACAAAGCAACGCTCTCATTATAGATCATAACCCGGTAGGGTGCACGCGCAGGAAAATGAGGTGGTCCCTGGTTTATGACCAGGGGGTGCGGGGTAATAGGTGCCACAACCGTTTTACGGCTAGGCAGTGGCATAGAGCAGAATACGCAATTTTAATGCCGGGCGGGCTGTTTGCTTTTTAACTATCTATCCGCCCGCGTCTAGCCGTAACTGTATTCCATACAACTAAAGTGAATGTTTTTATGTCCAAACCTGAGTTTATTGCACTTCGTACAATTAAAAAGCCTCCAATGGGCTGAAATCAGGCCAAACGCTATTTTAGTTGTACGAAATACACTTAGCGCTGTCATGAGGCGGTTTTGCCTTCTTTTAACTGCACATAATACACATAATACATTTAACATACCTGCGTGAAAAGTTTGGTTTCCCGGGCTCCATCCGCACCCGGAATTTTATCCTGTAGGAGGTTATATTATGTTTCGTAAAAAAAGCCTTACCCGCATTTGGCTGCTAGGCGGCTCATGCATTATAGGGGCCGGACTGCTGAGCGCCTGCATGAATTCTGCCTCACCGGAGGTTAACGAAACCGGAATGGGCGCCAGGGGCAACCGCCCTGCGATGACACCTTCTCCATCCGCCAATTCCGAGTCGGTGCCATCAGCAGCCGAACCGACAGAAGGCGGAGGGGGGAACCCGGAGAATTCGCAGCCGGCCTTATCTTCTTCGGCCTTTCCGTACACGGCCCAAACACTGGCCAGCGGTTTGAATGTTCCATGGGAGATGGCCTTCGCGCCGGATGGGCGGATTTTTTTCACCGAACGGCCCGGCACCTTGCGTTTATTTGAAGAAGGTGAGCTGAGGAAGAATCCGCTGCTGGAGCTCCCGGCGCCTTTTATCAGCGAAGGCGAAGGCGGGCTGTTGGGTTTTGCGCTGGATCCGGCTTTTGAAGACAACGGTTTCGCTTATGCCTACCATTCATACCGCAGTGCCAGCGGCGGCGTGGAGAACCGGGTGCTGCGGTTAAGCATCAGCGGGAGCAAGGCGGAGATCGACAAGGTTCTGCTGGACGGCATTCCCGGTGATGCCAACCACAACGGCGGACGGATCAAATTCGGGCCTGACGGTTATCTGTACATCACTACCGGCGAAAAGTATGAGCCGGAGCTGGCGCAGGATCAGGAGAGCCTGGGCGGCAAAATCCTGCGCATTTCCAAAGACGGCTCCATCCCGGCGGATAATCCGTTCCTTGACTCTCCCGTCTACAGCCGGGGGCACCGCAATCCGCAGGGGCTGGCCTGGCAGCCGCAGAGCGGAGTTCTCTACAGCTCGGAACACGGCCAATCCAGCCATGACGAGATCAACATTATTGAGGCCGGGAGCAATTATGGATGGCCGCTGATCGAAGGCGATGAGGCCGGAACCGGGAGGGGGGAGCAGATGAAGCTTCCGCTGCTGCATAGCGGGGAGGAGACCTGGGCGCCGTCAGGAATGGCTTTTATTACCCAGGGGCCATGGAGCGGGGAGCTGCTTGTGGCGAATCTGGCCGGACAACAGCTGCTTCATGTTTCACCGGGTACGGGAGATAAGAAACCTTCGGCGGAAGCTTTGTTTCAGGGAAAATGGGGGCGTATCCGCAACGTGGCCGAAGGGCCGGACGGCACGCTCTACGTGATGACCAATAACCGGGATGGCAGAGGCAGCCCTGGCACAGCGGACGATCAGCTGATCGCTTTGAAGCCCAATTGGAAGTGAGCAGCTCAGCTGCTCTCTTTTTTTTGCTGAAATGATAGAAATCTCAATAGTCCTTCTCTTTTATGTACATTCAGGTCTTAAGTCCTGGTTTCATGCTTGATAAAATGGCGAAATGTGACAAAATATCTTTCTTTACGCTAAATTAACAGATTCTCCGGTCTATTGTTAAGGAATTGATTGACATTAAATAGGTCCTTAGATAGGATGCCATTATGTCTATCTGAATTTGACAATTCTGCTGGGGGAGGAGTCAAGGATAGATTCTGGATTGTAGGATTGGATGGAATGACTATCTTTGGTGTAAAGGAGACAATTATGTATTCAAAAAGGTTGAGAAGTGCAGTATCCATGGTATTGGTTTTCATTTTATCTTTTATGGGTGTGCTGGGGGTATCGGCTGCATCGCTGAAAGCGACGGTAGTAACCTCGGAGAAAATGCTGAACGGGACACAGAAGATCTCTGTCAACAGCGTGCTGGATGTAACCTACGGAGACTACAACAAGCTTAACGAAGTGAAGTTCTCTCTTAGTAAAGACGGCAATGTATTGGCAACCCAAATCAAGCAAAAAGATCAGGGAGAACGCCTATCTGCAGCAGATTCCGTATATTCGCTCAAGTACCCTGATATTTCATTTGAGGGACTCACCGCCGGAGAGGAGGTTGTGCTTCAGGCAGAATATCAAGGGGAGTCGGGGTTAATAGTTACTGACCCGCAGAGCATTAAGGTTCCTGCTTCATCTGAAATCCAAATTGTCGTGGAACGGATGACTAAGGATTCCGATACATACATAAATTCATCAACCGGAGAAGTCCGCAGCGATGATAAGAATGTCAGGCTGACGATTTTAAGCAAAGGCGTGCCGCTCGCCAACGAAGCGATTTCGGTTGGAACTTACTCCTCCTACAACAATCTGACTACAGATGAGGCTGGCCAGGTACAGATCATAGGAAACCCGAGAGTTTCGCTGACAAGTCCGGTGCTCTTTGTGTCTGTGCGTCAAGGAAAACCAGACTATGAGGCTATGCCTCTATATGTCAATAACCTCATGAAAGAAGGCACATACACAGCGGCTATCCGTTACCTTGACGGGAATGGAAAACTAATTCAGCAGCAATCGGACAATATTTCCCTGCCGAGTGGGGTAAGCCAATCCTTTGGCACTTCAGGGCTGGATGTGCTGGTGCTCAAAACAGGTGAAATTTCGGACTCTTATCCGGCGCTGATCAGATCAGTAGAAAACGAAGTATACATGTTCCAGACAAGCCAGACCGCATTGTATTCAGCTGCAGACGGGGCGCATCTGGAGATTGTCCAGGACAGCAGCGAATACAGCCGCTTGGGCTTTGAGTATTCATGGGAAGGGGCGCCTGTTGAGATGGAGTCCTTCTCCATTGTTCCCAACAACCAGTACAAACAAGTCAATTTAACCAGTCCGTTCAAGAACATAACCTCTAATTCATTATATGTGAAGAAAAATGTGGAATATGATATTACGGCAGTTGCAGGTATCCCCGGAACAAACAGCAAGGTTGTACTGAGAAACCAGGTCAAACCTGCCGAAGACCAGTTCACCGTGCAATATGCAGCCAACGCTGCGGACTTCAGCGCCCTGAAGGTTCAGGTGCCGGAGCGCGGACAAGGGCTGGGGGATCTATTCATTTCCTATTTGAATAATAAATTCAATTACAATGAGCTCAGCCTGAAGGTTCAGGCTGCTGATTCAACCCTGTACGTACGGAAAGGTGAAGAAATTCACCGTTTAACTACTACAGTTTCCGGCGCAGCCAAGAACAGCAGCTACAATGATGAAATCGTGCTGAATTCCTTTTTCACCCCGGCGGATAATGAGTATGTATTCAAGGGAGGAAGCAAATACACGTCTCAAGTCATTCTGAAGGTCCTTAGTTCCGACTACTATGATCAAGATGAAGTCCGCAATCAAATTGTACTGGGTGAGAACCTGCAGTTGCGGGTGGACATGAAAGACGAATACAATAACGCGATAGATTTGACAAGTGACTACACCATTCAAATTCTGGATGCCTCTGGAGCAATCGTTGAAGACAACGGACTCAGCTGGACATCTGAAGAAGAAGACGGCAAGCTGATGCGTATCAGCCAGCGGCAATGGAAGCCTGCGAAGTCCGGCGATTACACCATTCAATTTCTGCCGCATCACTACGTAAGCGGGACCGGGTACGTTAAGGGGGCAGTGATTGCCGAAACCGCCCTCAAGGTTCTGCCGAAGCAGGAGCTTGAAGTCGAAATCCGTGATAAGTCCGGAAATTTGGTGGACCTGGTGAATAAGCCTTATATGAACATAGACCAGGCTGAGAAGGTAACCGTTACTGTACGCGAGCATATTACAGGCGGACTTGGAAAAGTTCTTCCAGGTGTAAAGGTGACCCGGTACGGTGAAGACATCGGAGTAACAGATGAGCAGGGGCAACTGGTTCTGCCGGCAAGACTGGGAACGTA
This genomic interval carries:
- a CDS encoding queuosine precursor transporter; this translates as MFNLLWGILFVVVNFGFYLLCYRLFGKKGLYAWVGVATVIANIQVAKTIAMPFDIVMTLGNTMYVTLYMTSDLLNEKYGRAEARHAVWFGFFTLLMTTAIMQMVLLFEPQETDIAQSSLETIFGLMPRLALGSLTAYFISQFLDVRLYAWIRKYYSSSRQLWVRSNGSTMVSSFVDTLVFCTIAFAGTYDLRVWTEILLTTYVVKFLLTGAGTPILYIARSFKFAEDEQPVHTSPDTRSVS
- a CDS encoding M24 family metallopeptidase, encoding MNEALSTLEQGMAGGGLDALLVTDPKHVYYLTGFASNPHERFLGLLLIRGGEPVLIVPALDAEAAHAASSVTKILTHSDTDNPYELLKSCFAGSKPGTVGIEKEHFTVNRYEQLAEAVPADAFRDIGHLLRSMRAKKTPDEVSRMKHAAELVEEVLRQGLTHVKAGVSEIELVAELEYLMKKVGASGPSFDTMVLSGPNTALPHGVPGSRIIQPGDFLMFDLGVYAAGYASDITRTFAVEEAHPKLVEIYNTVLAANEAGIAASRAGATFGSVDRAAREVIEASGYGEYFIHRVGHGLGMDTHEYPSLHGMNGDFIETGNVFTVEPGIYVAGLGGVRIEDDVWITPEGPQTLTTMSKALTVLHL
- a CDS encoding PQQ-dependent sugar dehydrogenase, with protein sequence MFRKKSLTRIWLLGGSCIIGAGLLSACMNSASPEVNETGMGARGNRPAMTPSPSANSESVPSAAEPTEGGGGNPENSQPALSSSAFPYTAQTLASGLNVPWEMAFAPDGRIFFTERPGTLRLFEEGELRKNPLLELPAPFISEGEGGLLGFALDPAFEDNGFAYAYHSYRSASGGVENRVLRLSISGSKAEIDKVLLDGIPGDANHNGGRIKFGPDGYLYITTGEKYEPELAQDQESLGGKILRISKDGSIPADNPFLDSPVYSRGHRNPQGLAWQPQSGVLYSSEHGQSSHDEINIIEAGSNYGWPLIEGDEAGTGRGEQMKLPLLHSGEETWAPSGMAFITQGPWSGELLVANLAGQQLLHVSPGTGDKKPSAEALFQGKWGRIRNVAEGPDGTLYVMTNNRDGRGSPGTADDQLIALKPNWK